From Myxocyprinus asiaticus isolate MX2 ecotype Aquarium Trade chromosome 49, UBuf_Myxa_2, whole genome shotgun sequence, a single genomic window includes:
- the LOC127438496 gene encoding E3 ubiquitin-protein ligase UHRF1 has product MWIQVRTMDGKETHRVDSLSKLTKVDELRGKILELFNVEPDRQRLFYRGKQMEDGHTLFDYNVGLNDIVQLLVRQSAPSAPLLKEPIKEAELSDSDSGCGSAQSESDKCSTHGESEAQSAGTSGQTDTLDLIDPGFGFYKINEFVDARDLNMGAWFEAQIVNVTKSSGEDGGTDAEEIIYHVKYEDYPENGVVQLRGNDVRPRARTVYQWHQLEQGMIVMVNFNPDEPKERGYWYDAEIQRKRETRTQREVFGKILLGDAGDSLNDCRIMFVTEIYKIEEPGSSEGPGASSDSPLKRSNGPECKVCKDDPKKNCRMCNCHVCGVKQDPDKQLLCDECDMAFHTYCLNPPLTTIPEDEDWYCPECRNDATEVVLAGEKLKESKKKAKMASASSSSQRDWGKGMACVGRTKQCTIVPSNHYGPIPGVPVGTQWKFRVQVSESGVHRPHVAGIHGRSNDGAYSLVLAGGYEDDVDDGNEFTYTGSGGRDLSGNKRTAEQSCDQKLTNMNRALALNCNAAVNEKEGAEAKDWKAGKPVRVVRSSKGRKHSKYSPEDGNRYDGIYKVVKYWPEKGKSGFLVWRYMLKRNDDEPAPWTRDGKERIKKLGLTMQYPEGYLEAVAAKEKEKENKIEDDIEETPTKGKRKRKSQSVDEKSSPAKGTPKKTKVEAYKLSKEQKALIKDDELNKKLWDEAMESLRLGPRFLNKVEEVFLCICCQEVVYQPITTECQHNVCRECLQRSFKAEVYTCPACRHDLGKNYQMIVNKPLQAILTQLFPGYSSGRL; this is encoded by the exons ATGTGGATCCAGGTGCGCACTATGGATGGCAAGGAGACCCATCGGGTCGACTCCCTGTCCAAGCTCACCAAGGTGGATGAGCTGCGTGGAAAAATTCTGGAACTATTTAACGTGGAACCAGACAGGCAAAGACTCTTTTACAGAGGCAAACAG ATGGAAGACGGTCACACCCTTTTCGACTATAACGTGGGTTTGAACGACATCGTACAGCTGCTGGTGCGACAAAGCGCCCCTTCTGCCCCGCTATTGAAGGAGCCTATCAAAGAGGCTGAGCTGTCCGACTCTGACTCTGGTTGCGGTTCGGCCCAGAGCGAGTCTGATAAGTGCTCGACCCACGGCGAGAGTGAAGCTCAGAGCGCCGGAACCTCGGGCCAAACTGACACACTGGACCTCATCGACCCCGGCTTTGGGTTTTATAAG ATAAATGAGTTTGTGGATGCTCGAGACTTGAACATGGGAGCTTGGTTTGAGGCGCAGATCGTCAACGTGACAAAGTCCTCAGGAGAAGATGGTGGAACTGATGCAGAAGAGATCATTTACCACGTCAAATATGAAGA TTACCCAGAGAATGGCGTGGTGCAGCTGCGTGGTAATGATGTACGCCCCCGAGCGCGCACGGTTTACCAGTGGCACCAGCTGGAGCAGGGCATGATTGTGATGGTGAACTTTAACCCTGATGAGCCCAAGGAGCGTGGCTACTGGTACGATGCTGAGATCCAGAGGAAGAGGGAAACGCGAACCCAGCGTGAAGTTTTCGGCAAGATCCTGCTCGG GGATGCTGGCGATTCTCTTAACGACTGTCGTATAATGTTCGTGACCGAAATCTACAAGATCGAAGAGCCAGGAAGTTCAGAGGGACCAGGGGCTTCTTCCGACAGTCCTCTCAAGA GGTCAAATGGACCGGAGTGTAAAGTTTGCAAAGATGATCCAAAGAAGAACTGTCGCATGTGTAACTGTCACGTGTGCGGCGTGAAGCAGGATCCAGATAAACAGCTTCTGTGTGATGAATGTGACATGGCGTTCCACACCTACTGCCTAAACCCGCCGCTAACCACCATCCCAGAAGATGAGGACTG GTACTGTCCAGAATGTCGTAATGACGCCACTGAGGTGGTTCTGGCTGGAGAGAAGCTAAAGGAAAGCAAGAAGAAAGCAAAGATGGCTTCGGCGAGCTCGTCTAGTCAGAGGGACTGGGGAAAG GGTATGGCGTGTGTCGGCCGCACTAAACAGTGCACCATCGTCCCTTCCAACCATTACGGTCCCATTCCTGGAGTGCCAGTGGGAACTCAGTGGAAGTTTAGAGTGCAG GTGAGTGAATCGGGAGTTCACAGACCTCATGTTGCTGGAATTCACGGCAGGAGTAACGATGGTGCTTATTCTCTCGTCCTCGCTGGTGGCTATGAAGACGACGTG GATGACGGTAATGAGTTCACATACACGGGCTCAGGGGGTCGTGATCTTTCCGGAAACAAGAGAACAGCCGAACAGTCCTGCGATCAGAAGCTCACCAACATGAACAG GGCACTAGCTTTGAACTGCAATGCCGCAGTGAACGAGAAGGAAGGGGCGGAGGCCAAGGACTGGAAGGCGGGGAAACCCGTGCGAGTGGTGCGAAGCTCCAAAGGTCGCAAACACAGCAAGTACAGTCCCGAAGACGGCAACCGATATGACGGAATCTACAAG GTGGTGAAGTACTGGCCGGAGAAAGGCAAGTCTGGCTTCCTCGTTTGGAGATACATGCTGAAACGAAACGATGACGAACCAGCGCCATGGACACGTGACGGAAAAGAGCGCATTAAAAAACTGGGGCTTACCATGCAG TATCCTGAGGGTTATCTGGAGGCTGTTGCtgcaaaagaaaaggaaaaggagaACAAAATTGAAGATGACATCGAAGAAACGCCTACTAAGGGCAAGAGAAAGAGGAAATCTCAGAGCG TGGATGAGAAGAGTTCTCCAGCTAAAGGCACACCTAAGAAGACGAAGGTGGAGGCGTATAAACTGAGTAAAGAGCAGAAGGCTTTAATCAAAGATGATGAGCTGAATAAGAAACTGTGGGATGAAGCCATGGAGTCTCTTAGACTTGGACCG CGGTTCCTGAATAAAGTGGAGGAGGTTTTCCTGTGCATCTGCTGCCAGGAAGTCGTCTATCAGCCAATTACGACAGAGTGCCAACACAACGTCTGCAGG gaatgccTTCAGCGATCTTTCAAAGCTGAGGTCTACACCTGTCCAGCTTGCCGACACGACTTGGGCAAAAACTACCAAATGATAGTGAACAAACCCCTTCAAGCCATCCTCACCCAACTCTTCCCCGGATACAGCAGCGGCCGGTTATGA